CGTAGTACCTGGGACAGAGCCGAGCTCGAGCTCGGGCCCGAGCAGAGGCTTGAATGGAGACCGGTTCACAGAAAGATTTTCGCGCTTTGGAACGAGATGCTCGCTGCTAGACACTCGGTCGGGgctcggtctcggtctcgtTCGGGCTGGGGTCGATCCGAGCTCTGCTCCGCTCGGCCCAATAGTCCATATAAAGGTCCCCACTGCAGTCTAGATCGCCGCATTAAGTTGTCAAAATCTGTGGGAATAGGAAGTGCGTGACAGTCGattcaaaacaaaacacatcACAACTtaacaacagcgacagcgacaaccTAGCAACGGATCATTCTAACCCTCGTGGAAAGAATAAAGTATCAGCTTAGACGGGATCCGAAACGGAACAAAacggatcagatcagatcggatcggGACATTCGATGTGCAGTGAAGTCAAGTGGAAAATAGCCAGGAATAATTAATTTTGTATAACGACAAGTTTACTGCCGTTTAATGCACAGAGCCGCCTAGTTGTTAAATTCAACTATTATTTTTATGATATATGAAAATCAGAACAAATTAATACGCTGCAGGGGCCATGCAAATTGATCCCCCTGATCGGTAACGGCATAGGAATCGGAATTTTAATCTGAATCAATCTCAATCAAAAAGCTGGATCGGCAGACCTGTTAATAGTTTAATTTGCGGCCATAAATAATAACACAAAGATTAATTGATTTTCGTCATAAATCAGTAAATAACCAATCAATTTCCAAGCGGTTGCGATATCCATACCGACACCGCCCCACCGAtccaaagcaaagcaaagccgttccgttcctttcctttccATCAAGTGCAATCAGTATAAGAAAAGTAACATAAATCCGGTCGGTCAGAGACACATTTTCAAAGTGCTGAAATGAAACTGTTTACCAACAAAAACCAGCGCAATGCAAGTGAGTATAACCCAAAATAGCCAAAACGACGGCTCTCGACGGTCTTAATTAAGCCATGCGACCGTTGTCCACATTGGTCAAAGCCAAAGACCCATAAAAGCTAACAATTCGAACCGCCTTTTAACCAACCAAGGGAGCAGcaagcagccagcagccagcaagcCAGCCCCCACGCGATCGTAAAAACGTCAGCAAAAAGCGAACAAAATCTTGCACAAAACTGCTCAAATTGCTTAGATTGCtaaaactgaaactgaaactaaAATGTAGTACGGATTGTGCAAAGTTTTAAACGTCTGTGCATGCTAATCAAGCAGATCTCTCAAGTGTTTGAAATGTCTAGCAATCTCACTCAGGTACTCTCAAGTGGATATCCAGATTCCCAGATTCCCCGATTCCCAGGGGGTAACGATTTATTAGCACCTTCTGAAATAGTTATAACGTAAattgtacacacatacatacaaatgtGCACATGTAGTGTGGCAGGTCCGTTCACCAAATTATTTGACAGCTGGCACACGctcaaatatttatttgaatttatGTTCGATTGGCGGGATGGGCGGGCCAGCTCCAGCTTTGTTATAACGAGCAGGCTAAAGTCCGAGCCGAGAATGTTTTGCATTCAGATTAGCCAAAAATAGAATCTGTGAATTAATTAATTGCtttaaaacaaacaaacgtAAATTGTATTAATTATTGCTTTCTAGGGCTATTGTTTGTCACAGCTTCCCAATACAACAATAGTTCTCTTCTCGGCCAAGGCTAATAGCTTAATATCAAAGCCAGAAAAAAGGGCAAATCAAAGCTTCCAATTTGCATGAAAACAACCAATGAATGAAGCTTCGAGCCGCCAAGGGCGTAACATAGGGTTCTACTCGTACACATTGTTGACCAGATCAGACAAGAGCAGAgcagaccagagaccagagaccatTCAATCTCATATTGTACGATTATATAGGCTTAATTCATATTAATTATACGATAGTCCGTTTATAATAGCTGTCATATACTTGCACTTGTACTTGTACTTATACTTGTACGTAGATGCTAAACCGTTTAGGCAAAGGCATTGAAAATAAACTGATTCCAAAGTTTAGTCTTCATCCGTACGTGTATGTGTATTAACGGATCTATCTGGACGGTAATGCAATTAAGTTTGAATAAATTAAGATTTGAAATGAAATCGGTTGTGACTGAAAATGTCACGTATTACCTTACCATGAAGTTCGATGATTTCAATCAACATAAACACGGTGGGAAAACTGAAGGTGAACCGCGGCGATGATTGCCATTGCCCAGCGAGATTGACCTGATAATATGATCACATTGTATTGTAAGTACACATATTTCCAGGCCAGGCATCAGACGATGACAAAGTCGATCCCTTGAAAGCATTCAACTTTCTGACCGGTCCGGGATGGGATGGGACGTCGGGCATGACTTGCACTTGCACTGCTCTTAGAAATTCCTAAGAACAAATTAACTAATTTACCCAGACCTCTCATAATAAATCAATACAATCTACAACTCAATGCCCGCTTAACAATGCAAATAACAGCTATTGTACAAGCATTAACAATGGCAAAAACATCACACATCGAACAGCTAGAGCTGTAgccccaacaacaacaatgtacaatatggatgtgtgtatgtatatagagTACAACTATCCGTTTCAAAGGCGTACCGTATTGCACAAATCGGATCAGGCTGAAAGCGATCGGATTGGGGAAGTTGTAAACTACTTATATTACATATTTACTTTTCCTTATTGGCAGTCATCTAATTGTCAGCGAGACTTTGACTGCGACTATTTAAGGGTTTTGGGTTTTTCGGGTTTTGGTGATGATTAAAAGCAAATAGCAACAACTACAGGATTAATCATTAGCTAAACACAGCCAAACGGGCAAACAAACATCGTCATACGACAGAGTAAAAAGCTAACAAAACCAACGGAACGGTCGGCACAAGCCAGAGACCAGTCGAATGAATCTCCAGTGCGAGGCGAGCGTATCTTGTGGATACACGAGCGCGAATCTCGCCTGGCTGGCTAGTCGACTAGGCCCGACTCGATCCGGCGGCTAGCGCATATTTGCCTAATTTATTGTCGTTTGACGGAAGTCACACACTCGGAATCGGACTCGGACACGCACGCACACCCGCTCACACAAGTGAGCACTCGGGCTCACACGCTCTTGAAGGTGGCTCTAACACATTGACGTTCGGTTCGGCGACCATCTGTCAGAAACAAAACATATTCATTCTTGACATTTGTGGGTCATACTCAGACCCTTCCGCTGTCCGTCGCCGATCTTTGACTCAACATCGGAACAAAAAAAAgacaaaagcaaagaaaaaaacccaaaaatctccatccatccgtccgtACGTCTGTGTGCATTTCAAGACAGTTTTAATTTTCAGGTTTTTATTTGTATACTAACCGGCAAATTGCATCGAACTTGAACTTCAGACCGCTGCAGAGGCAATGCCAGACGGCAGCAGCTCATACTTAGTAACTGATATATCTGTACGGTATGCCTCATGGCGCCTCACTCTGACTGATATTGAGCCGAggcttgctgttgctgcttttcCCActccctgctgctgctgctgctgctgttgctgttggctgAAACAAGTTCAGAGCGGAGCGCACACTGAAATCAGCTGGCGCTGGTGTGCGATCAAGACAAGCGTCGTCTTTCATTCATACCATAGTGACGCCGGAGCCGAGCCgagctgagctgagctgatgatgctgatgttgatgttgatgtggTTAGGTCTCGTGTTCgacaatctttcaaattgtCATCGTCGTTTCGGCTTTGGCCACTGCTTTGGCAATGCAATTGTTGCATAATGCCACACTCTTCGCATTTATCTATCTATCAATGGAGATCTGTTGGGGTTTTGCttttttggcttttggctCTGGTCTTTCCATTGCACCAGAATAATTTGCGACTCTTTGTCTGCGGCTTAATTTATGGATGTGGCCATTGATATCGGAAATTTCTGCTGTCACGCTCAAGGCAAGGATATGTATGAGAGGCATAGAGCCTATGTTTCCTCTCTCAACGAAATCgcaaaatattttatttaaatgtaTTACTGGTTTTATTCGAACCTTTGAGGCGGTCGGTCGCCATGTCGCATCgcggtttttgttttgattgtgAAATCTTGAACCTATTTCTGACACCAAAGTTGACACCAAAGCAAAATTGTTAATGTGTTTATGCTGTTTGCCTCTCAGTATCAGTCTCCCAAGTCTCTCGGTGGAGATTGTGCTATTTCGAATTTAGCTAGGGGCTTGTTAGCCAGTTAGCCAGTTCATTGATCTTGGCAGGTGCCTTGTTTCCGTTCCTATTTCATTAGAAATGTCTATTATTTGGGCAACAATTCATGTTTGTTTCTCTGATATATGGGCTAAGATTTCGCATTTGATTAATGAACGCACGCATGCCACCGAAAGTGATCTTCAATGAACGAACAAACGGCCATGATCGCTGGAAATCGGCCACATGAGTAGTGATGAGTAGTGAGTGTTGGTGGGGTGTGACCATAGTCTGGATTAGGCCCAGACTGGATGCCAGGCCAGGGCACGGCTCGAGTGCGGAAGTGAAATAAGTATCAAGTGTGCAAAGACAATAATCTTTGAGGAAGGTGACACGCTTTGAAGCCGAGAATAACGAGTTCGTAAAGTCGTAAAGTCGTAAAGTGAGTGATTTCACTTGAAGTTAATATGAAATCTGAAATATGTGCAGCATAGATTGATATGTTGCGATCTGATCGGATCGCCTTGCCTTGCCCGTCTTCCCCTCTTCCGTGCTTTTAATATTCTAAACAAGGCCAAAGAAACCCGCTTTCGAGGCTTTTCCTATAGGAATAAACAACCAGTCAAGTGGTTGTCCCTTGCCATTCCTCTTTTCCTGGAACTATTTAATCGAAGAACGTTCATTGAACCGTCCATCGATTTTCGGGCATCGTCATCGTCTGGATGCGTCATTGTTTTGCTTGTGTTTTGGTTCCTGCTCTTGCTCCTGCCATTGAGGTAGGTCGCAGATCTTTGCCCCGAAATGCAGCCTCGGTGAAGGTCAATAGCATGATGGACAGGCGCACGCGATACGTATCGtcgaactggaactggaactgtgGCAAAGGCAAACCAGTTGCACTTCAACCGCTGTTGCATGACTACTCGTTCAGCTATAACTCACCTGCTGATCTAATTTattgcagagctgctgcgatGTGCTGCACTCGGAATGACCCTGTTGTTCTTTGGGTCGCTCATTCTGGTATCGGACCCGGTGCAGAGTATCTTGGATGTGGTGAGTCTCGTGGTACTACTGCTCACTACTAATATCCTGACTAATCATGGCCTAATACGCTATGCAGCAATTGAACCTGAAGCCCGGCAGTTTGCTCTACCTTTTGTGGCTCGATCCCCCCATCGATGTGTACATCAATGTCTACATGTTCAACTATACCAATGTGGACGCCTTCACGGACGGCATCGACACCAAGCTGAAGCTCGATGAGGTCGGCCCATATGTGTACAAGGAGGTGCTCACGAACCACAACATAACCCTGAACGAGGCCAACAACACGATATCCTATTCGCCGCGACGTGAGTACATCTTTGTGCCGGAGCGATCCGTGGGCGATCCGAAGGTCGATCACATTCGAGCACCCAACATTCCCTTAATGGGAGTGACCACCCTGGCCTCCAGCCTCTCGGTGTTTGCCTCGCTCGGGTTAAGTGCTGTTGCCAAGCGTCTGAACGCTCAACCCATGCTGGAGATGAGTGTCCACGAGTACATGTGGGGCTACGAAGATCATTTGGTCGAGCTGGCTGCCAAGTTTGTCCCCAGTTGGATTGATTTCGCCAGTTTCGGCATCATGGAAAAGGTCAATATCCCGTCCTCCTATAGCTTTCTCACAGGGAAACTgatttctgtttctgtttgtgtTGTGTTTTTCAGCTTTTCCGTGAGGGAAACGAGAGCAATGTGGTCAATATGAATTTGCCAGAGCTCAAGGATAAATATGGCGTTAAGCTACCCGGCTCTCCGCGTGGCTATACGCTGGATAGCATCAATGGAGAGCGCGGATTCACGCGCTGGGAGTACGATGAGCAGACCAAGTGAGTGCCATGTCCATAGATCCACATAGAAACGAACTATAACTATATCTTTTGGCAGTGGGACGATGTGTAATCGCATTTGGGGCAGCCACGATGCCACTCTCTTCCCGCGGGATATAAACGAGAAGGACGCCTTCTATCTGTATCGCCGAACCTTCTGCCGTAAGCTGCCGCTGAAGTTCAATAGCACCCGGACGTACAACGGCATTGATGGGTACGAGTTTGTGATGGAGCCGGATGTCTTCGACAGTGAGCTGGGCAACCCAAATTCCTCGTGCTTCTGCAAGAACAATCGCTGCCTCAAGAAGGGCGTTGGCAGCGTCTCGCCCTGCTACTACAGTAAGCACTCATACTAATGGATGTAAGCTACTTCGACTACAACTCTCTTGTTTCTCTCTTGCCTAGACATTCCACTGGCCATCACCTATCCTCATTTCATGCATGGCGATCCTAGCCTTCTGGAACCATTCGAGGGTCTCCAACCGGACGAGTCCCGCTTCAGCTCTGTCTTCGTGGTGCAACCAGTAAGTGTCATAGAGAACCTTTCTTTCTGCGCAGTCTGACTGCAACCATTTTCCCTTCCTTCCCTTCCAGCAACTGGGAGCTCCCATGCAGGGCACACATCTGCGACTGCAGGCCAATCAGGTGGTGGGTAAAGTGAACTTCAACAGCCTAATGGAACCCTTCGAGGATATGGTGCTGCCGCTGCTATGGGTCGATCTCAACATCGATGTGCTTTCCTTCAGCCTGCGGATGCTCATTCACGGCATCAAATGGGGCTTCCACCTGCTCCAGTGGACCGCCGCCCTGGGAATGCTGCTGGCCGGCGTTTACCAATTGTGTTCGGCTCTAATGGTTTGCTTCTGGCCCTCAgcccaccagcagcagttccTGAAGGTGGAGCAGGCCGAGAAGGGAGGTCGGCCTGGAAGTCTCACTCTAGCGGTAGCGACACTCCGCCAATCCTCGGTTGTGGCGTCGCTGCAGATGgcgcaggagcaggaggagcagcatcTGCTGTCCAGCGGCAGCAGTATTAAGCCCAATTTGCCAGACGCTTAGGCTTTCTAGAACTCAAGAAGGGATGATCCAAGGCGAAACTTGGGACGCCCACTGTGATATTATGAGTTAAGATTCGGTGTAAATTATTTGTGCTAATTGGAAACAACTTAGGGAACATTCTATGCTTACGTAATAGTTAACGATAACGATAACGCTAGGGGTACAGTTACTTGTAGCGTATGCAATGTACAGTTGAGTTGTCCTCTCGATAAATACAGGTCGATAGCTATGTAGTCGTTGATCGGTGATTTATCCTTTTGATCGGTTAATGAGAGGCAATTGTGTCTTCTATCCACTTCATGTAGAACGATGTGCGAGTGTAAACATCCGGGAAGCCCTCCAGGGCACAGCCCGACCCAAAAGAGGTGACCCCGACCAATATCCAGGGTCCATTGTGGCTGAGGCGACACTGCAGCGGTCCACCGGAGTCGCCAACACAAGTACCACCCTCACCGTTCAGCTTGCCGGCGCACAGATGGCCGCCATGGATGTTAACAAAGCTGCCGTAGGCATCTTTGCACCTGGAAGTGTCGTATTGCATAAGTGGTGACCCATCATCCAGTAGGAGGAGGCTCAACAACTCACCTGCCATTCTGGTGTAAAGGAACTTGCGTCTTCAGCAGCTGGCTGGACAAATCACCACTGATGTTGGCCTTGCCCCAGCCGGTGGCCACACAGTCAACGAAGGCCATCTCGCGCGGGTCGCCGTCCCCGCCGTTCGGCTTGAGATATTTCTGTTCAACAGAGTCTCCCATAGGCCTTGGGTCCAGCTTCATCAGCTTGTCGTTGCGCCGTCGCGTGCGCTTCAGGCTGCGCGGGGAGGAGCGCTGTGCAAGAGCCTGGCGCATCCGACTTAGGATCTTCATGTTCATGAGCTCCCTCATGCTGGGCGAAGTCACATTCCGGTAGCGCCGTCGACTCTGGACGCTGCGCAGAAAGTTATCTATCTTCTCGGGCACatcctccagctccagctgctggcTAAGCACATCCTCTGACGTTGCGGCTGCGGCGGTCAGAGCCGAATCATCCTGCGACTCGGTCAGCATGaagggcagacaaatgcgtcGAATGTTGGAGGCCCGAGCGAGATCTGCCGGCTTGGAGAGTTTCATGAGCACCACGTCGTGCCGAAAGTTGTGATAGCGATGATGCATCACAATCTTCTCGACGGGTATGCGCTGCTCATTGCCCGACTCCACATCCCGATCGTGCTCGCCCAGAACCACGGTCCACAGCGGAGGAATGGGAAGGTTAAAGAGATCGCTGAGGAGGAATCAGCATCAGATTAGCACCTACGAGCGGACGGCTTGTACCATCCTACTTACTTGTGCACACAGTGGGCGGCAGACAGTATCCAGTACTGATGGATGAGAACGGCTCCGCACCAGTGACCCAGGAAGCCCAGGGACGGATGCAGTAGCTCCAGCGATGCCTGCCAGGGAAACTGGCCTTCGTTCGTCGTCGCACCAGAAATGATCCGAGGTCCTCGCCGCGACGACGGACGACAGCCGCAGTCTGTGGAAGTGGAAGGAAACGGAGGCTTAAAGTTTTCCGTACTCCGATGGCAGACCGGACTTACCTGTCTCGAACTGCCGGGAGCTGCTggggaacagcagcagcagcagcagcaaggccagggccagggcgtTCGCCAGCGTTCGAGGCGGTGACGATTGCTGTGATTGCTTCATCTTGGTCGGTCGCTGCCTGCTCCTCGGGGCAGCTGCCTCAGCTGCTCATCGTCCGCATGACTGACcctcagcagcagccagaTGTCTTTGTCTTTGTCTTGAGTCTTTCTGTATCCTGATGATGCTGGTGTCGACTGTCGACTGTCCAGATGCTTTTCACTTTCACGCTCGCAGTCAAATGAGCTgagcggagcagagcagagcagagctgaGGGTGGCGGGTTCAGGTTCAGGGGGTGCCACGAGAGGTTGACTTCGACTGGCTTCTTTATAAGTCCGCACTCACGGCTTGGCCCAGACCTTTTTAATAGCTTAAATATAATAATTTAAGAGGTTTCCCAGCTCCGTTTTGGCTTTTCTCTTCACGACTGCGCATTAATTAGTAGTTCGCAAGCTCGAGCTGGGCGTCGTCCGCATCGCCAAATTGCGCGAAGCAGAAGCTGAAGCAGAAGTAGAAAGGGGAAGTGGCAGCTGGAACCAGAAGCTGgtctccactccactctcgATTATATAATGGCCCCAACTAACTGTTGGGCGCCCTGCGGCTGCTCAATATTAACGGTTGTTCGTCTACTTCTGCTGTCGTTTCGTTTTCGATGAGCGCGTGCGCGACGGCCTGCCTGAGTTTGTGCGGATTTTGTGGCGGATGGCGGATGACGACGCTGCGAATGTGAATCGTTTGGGACGAGCGCCAAAATGCAACTGTGCTCTGCTCGGGTTTGCCAGCAAACATTTACCGTTTCGTTTACAGAGATGGATGCTGCGCAGTCGGCGCTGGCAGCGAGCATCGCTGTAGTGTTGCATGCCCCCGCCAGTTACAACAAAGGCGAAGCCAACGAAAGTGAAAAGGcagcggtgcggtgcggtgcgcgGTGCAGATCGGAGAGGGGCACCAACCACATAGATGATGGTTAGTCGAGATTGAAAAAGGGTAAGTTGGCCTGGCCCGACACTCGGATATCATTCACAGCGGAGAAAAAGCTTTTTCTGTGGGCGTGGATGTGGAGAAGCAGTAGTGGAAATGTTGTGATAAGTATAATTTGAAAAAAATGAGGTCGCATTTGGCATTTTGTCATATCTGCTTAGGTATGCATACGAGATGGGGGGCAATGTGCGCTAAATATTGATGAATTTGAATTGGAATTGCATCTCAATATTAGAATAAGCCTAATGGATATACGCGATTGTTAGATAAGGGCACAGTCTTGGTCAACTTAACATTCGTCATGTTGTTTACGAGTCGAGAGAAATTACCCTTCAGCCAATTATATGTAAACCTCATTTAAATGCGAACCGAGTTCGTTGAGGTGTTCTTATATTATAGTAAGTCGATCAAtatttctgctgctgttacatATAGGACCTGAACCTGATCTGTTTCACTCTGCTTACCGTGCATTACTTGCGGGGACGAATGCCACAATACATGTATGTCATTGTGGCATTTCGAGTACATTTTTTGTCCCTACCCCGATCATGGCTATGTGCGCCATTTTAGTAAGTGATTAGCAAGCAACTATTCAACGCCTGCTTCAATGTAAGATGTCAAGTGATTAGTTTAATTGCGATTAACTTAAAATATGCGACTAATATGGCGATATGGCTTCCTCCCGTCGACTGTGAATGATGCGGCGTGCGGCTGGCTGCCCAGCGTGCCGAGTGCCAGTGAGTGAGTGAGAATGAgtgagggagagagagcgagcatcccatagccatagccatagccaggTGAGTGAGTGCGAGTTACTTTCGTTTTCATTACGCGAtgaaggcagcagcagcagcagcagcagcagcaacagcagcaacagcagcagcagcgaccgTCTTGAATTCCGTGTTGATGCACAAACCCATAAGTCATGTTGCTTGTTGGTGcaactgccacagccacagccccagcaGAAAAACCAACACAAAGCCAATGGGGAAGTTGTTAATGCAACATcggcaacaccaacaacataactgcactagcagcagcagtagcagcagccacatcaaCAGCAGGGGGAAGTTTGTTTGTGCAGCCGATTGATCATTTAAGCCAAGACGCTGGCTGGCGAGCTGCTCTTGGCCAGCAGCCTGTCAAtttgtggtggtggtgggcgTTGGCATTTGCCCAAtgttggttgttgttgttgttattgctgTTCAATTAACAGGCGCCGTGTTGTACACGTACTGGGTTGACGATGACGAACGAAGTTTGCTGACTGACGCCGCCGGataatcaaaagaaaataaaaaaaatctgAAATCTGAAATCGCTTGCCCAATCCAACCCAAAAATCAAGACAACTTGAAGAAAAGTTCCTCGCTCCCGCTCCGTGTCTTGTGGGAACGGAACTTTCCAGCGAAACTGCGCAAAAAATTGAAATATACAAACAGatttaattgaaataaaatacaattttacGCATGTACTCCAATGCGATGACAATCGACGGAAGCGTTGCGGGTCAGAGCCAGGCctcggcaacggcaacggacGGACAAATTAGTCAAGCCAGACAAAGTGGGCACGTAGATCGATCTCTGGGAGAAATCGAAGTTCGGGACCTTGAATGCTGCTGAGTGGTGCATGGGCTGCAATTTCTCTActgccgctgttgctgttgctgctgcggctgccgccTCTCTTCTGATGTTATTCAATTGCAATTGCATCATTGCAGCAAGATGTGGCCGGCGATCGGCAATCAGCTGCTGGCCAGCCAGCGGATGCTCTCagctggagttcgagaaactCAACAATTAGACAAATGGTTGGATAGTTGGACAACACTTCACTGCTGCGTCACAGCTGATCGATATCAGGCTGCTGCATTTGcatgccagcagcagcagcaacatcagcaacTACATTGTGGCGTATCTTAAAGATGCGCGCATTACATTACCAACGAACgtcagtgccagtggcagtggtaTGGGGCAGTGGCAACAGGCGCTTTCCACCCGACTGACGATCAGATGAAAACGAAAGTGTCTGCCTCAAGTGGTTgcccagcagctgctgtgtTGTATACTTGACTCGCACGTTTCCaagctgctgatgctgccgcTTCGGATGGTGCTCAAATTTATCTACTGGtgttggtggtgctgctgcagcctgggctgttgctgttgccgtttcCTGTATATCCAAGTTTATGCTTACCGCCGTTGCCACTGAcagtggcaatggcaatggcaatggcattccacatgccacatgccacatgcaaTCCGCCCCAGCATAGTGCCAAGTGTTTTGCTTGGCTTTGTCAAACAAAAAGAGCCTCATGCAGAGTGGCAATACTGTCTAGTCAATGCTCTTACACATTTCTATTTAATTGTTACCTGAAGTTAGACAA
This region of Drosophila miranda strain MSH22 chromosome 2, D.miranda_PacBio2.1, whole genome shotgun sequence genomic DNA includes:
- the LOC108156440 gene encoding transmembrane protease serine 7; amino-acid sequence: MKQSQQSSPPRTLANALALALLLLLLLFPSSSRQFETDCGCRPSSRRGPRIISGATTNEGQFPWQASLELLHPSLGFLGHWCGAVLIHQYWILSAAHCVHNDLFNLPIPPLWTVVLGEHDRDVESGNEQRIPVEKIVMHHRYHNFRHDVVLMKLSKPADLARASNIRRICLPFMLTESQDDSALTAAAATSEDVLSQQLELEDVPEKIDNFLRSVQSRRRYRNVTSPSMRELMNMKILSRMRQALAQRSSPRSLKRTRRRNDKLMKLDPRPMGDSVEQKYLKPNGGDGDPREMAFVDCVATGWGKANISGDLSSQLLKTQVPLHQNGRCKDAYGSFVNIHGGHLCAGKLNGEGGTCVGDSGGPLQCRLSHNGPWILVGVTSFGSGCALEGFPDVYTRTSFYMKWIEDTIASH
- the LOC108156435 gene encoding lysosome membrane protein 2 is translated as MKLFTNKNQRNAKLLRCAALGMTLLFFGSLILVSDPVQSILDVQLNLKPGSLLYLLWLDPPIDVYINVYMFNYTNVDAFTDGIDTKLKLDEVGPYVYKEVLTNHNITLNEANNTISYSPRREYIFVPERSVGDPKVDHIRAPNIPLMGVTTLASSLSVFASLGLSAVAKRLNAQPMLEMSVHEYMWGYEDHLVELAAKFVPSWIDFASFGIMEKLFREGNESNVVNMNLPELKDKYGVKLPGSPRGYTLDSINGERGFTRWEYDEQTNGTMCNRIWGSHDATLFPRDINEKDAFYLYRRTFCRKLPLKFNSTRTYNGIDGYEFVMEPDVFDSELGNPNSSCFCKNNRCLKKGVGSVSPCYYNIPLAITYPHFMHGDPSLLEPFEGLQPDESRFSSVFVVQPQLGAPMQGTHLRLQANQVVGKVNFNSLMEPFEDMVLPLLWVDLNIDVLSFSLRMLIHGIKWGFHLLQWTAALGMLLAGVYQLCSALMVCFWPSAHQQQFLKVEQAEKGGRPGSLTLAVATLRQSSVVASLQMAQEQEEQHLLSSGSSIKPNLPDA